One stretch of Burkholderia pyrrocinia DNA includes these proteins:
- the ceoR gene encoding putative multidrug efflux transcriptional regulator CeoR, producing MDRLQAMQVFTRVVDTSSFTKAAETLSLPRASVTTIIQNLEAFLGVRLMHRTTRRLSLTPDGAAYYERCVRILADVEETEASFQANNRKPHGKLRIDMPGSIGRLLVIPSLCEFHTRYPDIDLQLGLSDRPVDLLQEGVDCVIRVGALQDSSLVARRVGLFEGVTVAAPSYLEHFGEPKTIEDLSQHKAVNYFSSRTGRTIDWSFLIDGKETEIKMESIVSVNDADAYVTCGIEGFGLIQPPLFMVLPHLREGRLKEVLPGIKPLPMPISVVYPHSRHLSPKVRVFVDWIAEVFDRCPLLSGKGSLDATCSKRTFEEAERAPALDTPVINEWVA from the coding sequence ATGGACCGGCTTCAGGCCATGCAGGTGTTTACTCGCGTCGTCGATACAAGCAGCTTCACCAAGGCGGCAGAAACGCTCAGCTTGCCGCGGGCGTCCGTCACGACGATCATCCAGAATCTCGAAGCGTTCCTCGGCGTGCGGCTGATGCACCGGACCACGCGCCGGCTGTCGCTGACGCCGGACGGCGCCGCGTACTACGAAAGATGCGTGCGGATCCTCGCGGACGTCGAGGAAACCGAAGCGAGCTTCCAGGCCAACAACCGGAAGCCGCACGGAAAGTTGCGTATCGACATGCCGGGTTCGATCGGGCGGCTGCTCGTGATTCCGTCGCTGTGCGAATTCCACACGCGCTATCCGGACATCGACCTGCAGCTCGGCTTGTCCGACCGCCCGGTCGACCTGCTGCAGGAAGGCGTCGACTGCGTGATCCGCGTCGGCGCGCTGCAGGATTCGTCGCTCGTCGCGCGCCGGGTCGGCCTGTTCGAAGGCGTGACGGTCGCCGCGCCCTCGTATCTCGAGCACTTCGGCGAGCCGAAGACGATCGAGGACCTGAGCCAGCACAAGGCCGTCAACTATTTCTCGAGCCGCACCGGCCGCACGATCGACTGGTCGTTCCTGATCGACGGCAAGGAAACCGAGATCAAGATGGAAAGCATCGTGTCGGTAAACGACGCGGATGCGTACGTGACCTGCGGGATCGAAGGCTTCGGGCTGATCCAGCCGCCGCTCTTCATGGTGCTGCCACACCTGCGCGAAGGCCGGCTCAAGGAAGTGCTGCCCGGCATCAAGCCGCTGCCGATGCCGATCTCGGTCGTGTATCCGCACAGCCGCCATCTGTCGCCGAAGGTGCGCGTGTTCGTCGACTGGATCGCCGAAGTGTTCGACCGCTGCCCGCTGCTGAGCGGCAAGGGCAGCCTCGACGCGACGTGCAGCAAGCGCACGTTCGAGGAAGCCGAACGCGCACCGGCGCTCGATACGCCGGTCATCAACGAGTGGGTCGCGTAG